A stretch of DNA from Dioscorea cayenensis subsp. rotundata cultivar TDr96_F1 chromosome 4, TDr96_F1_v2_PseudoChromosome.rev07_lg8_w22 25.fasta, whole genome shotgun sequence:
TAAAAATTTGTGAAGttggaaaaatattattttctccCTTTAATGCAAATAAACATTTGAAATGGAGAGAAATTAGTCTATTTCAGCGATTTTTctataacttcaaaaataaatgaatgccCTTTGAATGGTTTGACAAATGTCTAATAATTGATAGCTTCTTATAAACcatattttagttaaataaaaagaattaggTGTAAAAATGAGTAACATAACAtaaccaacaaatataataaacaaaattcaaaataaaataacttataaTACACCTCCTTGTGAGGTGGTGTTTGccggtatttatcaaaataataataataataagaagaacttATAATATTCTACAAAAAAAAGTTTGCCATTTAGAAAATCAATAGAAGAACAAATAATAATGACACTTAAGAAATAATCACAgggaaagaaaaatttaaagatttgaaaaaaaaaaatcttgaggtttgaaaaaattattgaattttaaaacaGGAGAAAAATCTTTAGTGGGTTCATAGAACTTCACTTTAGCATGCTAATTGACTATGTTGCAATTTTTagccataaattttttttgggacaaGGAATTTAATTAACAACCAAATATGTTAACCAATATATGTTACTGTATAAACTAAATTCAATTACACTAAATTAAGATGTAGGGCAACTTCCATTTGAGTCATCAAAACTCTTAAAATCATGATCACTGTCACAAAGGACCTAATGAATATAAAATTGAACCATGGTAAAGTTTGATGTTGTTGAGGTAAAAGCTATTGGGAAGTTACTGCATTGATTGAAAGCAGGCAATCATTCAAATGTTGCGCTAGAAATAGATATACAAGTTattgtttgtaatattttgCAGAATTAATCAGACGTTTTTGTCTTAAGTGAGCTTATTACAGAATGTAAGTCTTTGTTAATGTAGtgccatatttttttctctaatgtATGTTAGAATACAGTCCAACAAAGCTAGTCATATATTAACGTCAGTCGCACGGATGCATTTTatgtttagtaatttttttgtttgggcCTCATCATTTTTTCAGTTGGTAGAAATTTACTTCTTGATGTTATtgctattaattaatgaagtttattttttctctcaataacataaacaatttaaccttattcactatttaaaaattaccataaataaataattaatgatttaataatttaaataagaaattaaactaTGAAACAAACCTTAGAGTGTCCTAAGGTGAAATCAGCTGGCATGCATTCAGAGGAGAGATCACTGATCAGAGAATCAAAACAAATCTTTTGAACCGGtgggaaaaaaagaaggaaagtcAAAAAGAAGATCTATGTAACCGTATCACATCGATGACATGACTACTAACAAGACAAATAGCCTGATTCTCTCAAACAGtcggaaaaagaaaaatagagaacCTCTAGCTATAAAGTGCCTGTGGAAATGATAAGTGATTTATATAatacttaaaatattttataaaagttttaattttttttaattaagccAACGTTGATATAACCGAATGATGAGACACGGAAAGTTCTATTCAAAGAAATTGAGAGTTTAAATTCCTTCTCTATATCTATATTGTGATTAGTGTAAATagtaatttatcaattttgtcaaaatttttgCCCCTACATTTTGTAGGCTATATAGATTGTTTAAGTTAAACTTATAATAAAGAGGATATAATTAcatgataataaaaatgagaaagaaatttgttagtatatttttttaatagataattACTAGTATACAATCACAAGAATCATATTTGCCTTTAAAATTTTACAgtaataatcaatatatatatatatatattaatttttttttaatttttcagaaaTATGAGTAATGTGTGAAAATACATAGCTCTTGttgataaaaagaaagatgaaaagtAGAAGTAAACACCAAAGTTACTTGGTTCAAGTGATTAGTAGTATCAAAATAAGTCTCTCGTGTGTGACGTATAAAATAGTGAGGGTTCTAATCATTATTATACGTCATAGTGATAGGCCCTTgttgccattttttttaaaaaaaaaatagaagaaaacaatGTGCAATGACAAAAGACTTATGATTGTCAATGGACGCTTAGGCTATTAGTATTAGTAGGTCATTTATGttagatatttattttggagaaaaatttgagaataaatttcaaaatataagtaAAGTGAGAGCGCATGTAGTTATTGAACTTGGCTTTGCGGCTATGCACATTTCTGATTTCTTTTAAATACGAGACATTTCTCATATAATATTGCAATAAAATCCCCTAGCTTGATTCTTTTCACTTTTGAAgttgtaaaaattaaaagatattatcaattttgattacaataacaagaaagaaagagagtagCAATTAGGTTGTTTCAAGAGTTTCCAGATTTTCTGGAGGTGTCTCTCAAGGTTAATCCTCCAAGGGTCATTTGAGGAAAAGatcattaatattttctttGCTGTTGCTTTTAACAGAGCACACATTTGCTGTTGGTTGTATGATGCAAGTGCAACCATTTCTAGATAGATTGTAGAAGGTTAGAATCTTGTGATTCTAGGTACCTAAGTTCAAGATTATTGACACATACAATAAAATCACTTTGGAAAATTATTAACATAATCacaatataaaattaaacaatttcaaagatcAAATGCAACAAAAATCTAATGTTCTAAACGTTTTCCTGCATTTTAAGCagagaagattaaaaaaaaaaaaatagaatctcATAGCAGATTCCTTGGAAGGTTCAACAAGATTCATAAGACAACAGTAATCAACCTGCAGCAAAAAGAGATTATCCAAAAAAGAGATTTATCAGAAAGAAGCACTAATGATGCAATTATTCATCTAAACAACTTCAATAAGAAAAACTTGGAAGAACTCAAATCACCAGCCTAAAAAACATCAGTTCTCTGTTACAACCAAACTTCAACATAACATGATCAAGACCAAAAAGGGCCAAAAATTATTCATTCAAGAAGAGATGCAAGAAGAATTCAGAGACTTGCTGTGCACCATCAACCATGAGTGTTCACTGCCTCCCAAACCAAATTCTTTGGTACTGGATTACCCAAGTCTCTAGCCTGCAATGCAGCAGTCCTCAGAGTGGCCAAAGTCCGGCAATTAGCCTCAATAAATGAAGCACTAGAGTAGCTCAAATTGTGCTTCTTGCATAGCTCCTTAACCACAGGAGATATCCTCCTCAAATGGCACCTTGGCAATCTAGGGAACAAATGGTGCTCAACTTGAAACTGCAAACCTCCATGAAGCCAATCCATCCATGGAGAACAAGTAATGTCAAGAGACCCCATTGTTTGCTTCTCAAACCAATCATTCCCTTTTGGATGCCCAATGTACACATTGGAAGAGAAGTGATTTAAACAAAACTGAACATGTTGAAGTCCAGTGACAAGAAAACTAGCAAACACAAACATGAACCTTTCTTCCCAGTTGGGCAGGAATGAGACTAAAAATGGATACCATGTCCAGAACACAAGCACTCCAACTATCTCCTGCCACCTATCCGGCACCTTCCGTttcgacaacaacaacaacactaaTGACTGAACAAAAAGATTGATTCTTGCAACACTCATAACAGGGTAAAATGTCCAATGCTGATAGCTCACAAGGAATCTAGTTACTGCATTGAAATTCATCTTTCGTTCATAGAAGTTGGATGTCAATGACTTGAAGAAATGTGAGGATACAACGAACATTGGCATGTGTTGAAGATCAGGATCAAAGTTCAAGTTATTGCAAGAGAtatgatgggcattgtgagtgAGCTTCCACCAAGCAATGCTGATTCCGGTGAGGCAGTTTCCGGTGATGAGTTGAGCCAAACGGTTGAAGCGGCGATTGGTCATGATCTGGTAATGGCCGGCGTCATGCCCCACCCATCCGGATTGAATCCAGAGAAACCCCATGAGGCCACCGGAGAGCAAATGAATCCAAACATTGCGCGTTGCCACAACGCCGAGCACTGCGGTCACAAACAAGCAGAACATGAAacaaagggagaagaagacACCGTGACCCTTCTTCCCAAAAAGTCCCATCTTGACGAATTCGGCGACGAGTTTCTGGTAATCCTTAGAGACCTCGGAGACACGGTAATCGGAGTAATGACCGATGAAAAAGCGATCCAATTGCTTCCAAGAAATGCCGTGGTGGAAGGCGATGAAGGCGTCGGTGGCATCCTGTCCGGCGAGGTTCAGCAACGGGAGTTCACCGCCAGGGATGATCCTTGAGCCATTCCGTGACATCGTAGACCTTGCCCTGGATCGAGATCCACAGATCCGACGCTTTGTTATGCTTCTCGAGTTCCTCCGTGGAAATGCACCTCCTTTTCTCGTTCTCCATCACCATGAAACTGAAATCCAGAGAAAAAAGGTGGGATTTTTAGGATTGAAAACATGAAAATGGAATGAATGacgatgaatgaagatcaaagaCGGCGATTTGGGAGGCTTTACCTTGGTGTTCTTCCACTTTCCATTTAGGCAGAGATGGTTTTGAAGGAGAAGTCGGTGCTGTGAAAAGGTGTCTCTTTTAtgggtttttattatttattggttgTTCTTCTCGTTGGACTGTGTCTGGCTTTAACTTCAAGGAAACATATGATACCAATAAATAATATGGGACATATTTAATTTGTGCTTCCATTCATGTtgacataaaaattttataggtttttatatatatatatatatatatatatatatatatatatgaataaggCATATCATtaacaaaccaaataaaaaaaaaaggaagattaaaaaattaagatctCATTTTATATTATATCTATGGAGGTACACCtcccaatttatttattttttcttgaacaTTCCTCTATTTTCTCtcattcttaatttttatatttttaagtgtTGAACTCACCGGGAGACCAGGTAATTTTGCTGGACTAGTGCAATTTTTATATGATTGGTAAAACCTTGTGTGTAACTAAGCAAGCTCATTGAGATTAGTAAACTCGAGACTCTTAGCAAACTTATTGATGATCTCATTGAGACAAAagtgatgtttttttatttacttcgGCCATGCCTCATTAAGCTAAACAAATATCAtcggaaaaaaaattaaattaaaaatatttttgagataatagaaaaaattatctttgtagtttaaaaaattattttaaatgaattttctCGAGTTTAAACCAAACATTATAAATACacttatcataaaaaaaatgcatcaaagacttgaaaaaaaaaaatacaccattTTCATGCACAAACTGCATTTAATATTAAGCCGAATAAGAACCAGCCAAAATTATGAAAACCACCAACCTacatttgtttaattgtttcatttcattcataTAATTAGTTCCAATGTAGAACTCTACTGGAGCTCAATAATTATCAACAAAATTAGGCCCATACATTTGATAAGGCCTAAACAAAATAACATGAGAGCTAGCAAGATGCTAATCCTTGACAACggtgaaaatgagttttttttctttaataaaatagatgaatcataattttattttattttttaaaaaaagacaaatataACATACACATAGAAGAGAAAAAGACTGATGAAAACTAtcatctgaaaaaaaaaacataggagaaAACATGGACTATTAATTTACTAACTACAAATTTAAAAAGCATGACCATGTAACATGATTCAGTgataactttaaattttaattcggtatttgtatatttttttattattatgtactACTGACTTGGCATGCACATGAAAacagtattatatatatatattaaaaatgacaCCTATtatagatattaaaaataaaagatagacgagtgaagaatttggtttaatgagaaaaaaaaaatacagagttAAGAGGACTATGGGATAATGATCCAACCCTTTTGGGGACATCCGTAGACAATGGCATTTGAGGACGTTCCCAAAAAAtgcaacatatatatttatatatttatattatttctgACACCTTTTAGAAAAAGATGATATATGCAGttaaaaagttttgaaattgtaatttttatttttacaccCAATAAATCTGCCTTAATATGTTCATAGAATCATAGACAAACCCCATATGGGTTAGATACGGCCCTCTGAAACTTTGTATCATTATTTTGCTGTATTTATTTGACCATTTGTGCAGGTATGATATTATGCACATGAAGTCTGAAGTTTTACTGTTTTAGTGTCCACGTCATAATACAAACATAAAccaaaatagtaataataataataataataataataataataataataataatatctcacATGGTCACAGAATTTTAATCCCAAAATCCAGAACCTATTtaggaaaatttaaaacaatgctaattaatatttatcattatttatacatatatataattaaaatagatatataatttgtaattatgatattagtaattaatttttttaattttatttatttgtttgtataataaatttttatgagatctttcaaaaagtaaaaatagagTAAATTTCTATGACATTTTCTCGTTTTggaatttaaatatcaatttaaatcaaaatgattacCCAACTTCAATTTGATATTGTTTAGAGGTTCTTTCAGGTGATTTTGAgaactttttatttaatgatgTAGATATCGAAAAATTAACAGTCGGGGATATATGGCGCAATTTGTCAACAGGGGCATGACAATTTCATCTCGTTTCGGCGATAGAAATTTTCGATATTAGATCGTCGAAAATTGAGAGCAGTATTATCGGTGGCCAGTTcagtgaaaataaaattaaaattagataaccatttaatttaaattgaagtttagaCTTATCAtagtgttttattaaaaatttactcACCTAAAATATgccaattatatttattatagaaataatttaatcatattatttttttcattcccattgTTGTATGAACTCCGATGCGGAATCGAGAAATTTaactagtaaaaaaaatatcatgatcAGTCATCTTATCAATGCACACATTTCCATAAATTGATAGCGCCTTCTGCTGTTTAATTCAacatcatttaaaattaaaacttaaaatttatgAGACATTAACCAACCCTCTTTTTGGAACCCAAAAAACACTAGCATAATTAATTACcttcaaacaacaacaaacgACATTTCCCTACCTGTTGATGAAAGCTACAACATTCTCAATCAATCTTTTAACATTTTTCCATGCTTTTTCcatcccatatttttttatatttattttatttatatatttttatactataaaaaatatttttattttatcagcACCAAAACTCACCTTCCTCTCACTCACACATCCGGCACATTAAAAACAGATGAGCTAACATTTTCACTTTTGAGCGTAAGTACCCTGAAGCGGGGAGCAAGTTTTCCCTCATCTATTTAAATTCGACAAAATTTTTATGAGTAAAATTTTgagtaattttaataattttatatgattttaaatttaaataaatgattcttaaaaaacatgaaattttaggtatataaaacattttaagattttttatgGCATCAGAAGAATCCGACACATCTCTGTTagttttctcatatatatatatatatatatatatatatagatatatatacacactcatCAAGGTATTGGGCTTTTACTTTTGTACAAAGTCGGCTGGGCATGAATTCAGCCCATCTTATTTAGATGTAATTGGAAGAGGGGAAAAATCATTATCATTGAGGTAATAcatgcatttttaatattttctttcttgataAATGATTTCATATAAATTGCGTTTTTGGGTGTCTCTTTATATACTTTCTTAAAATATTTCCGTAATTACCACTAACTCCATGAAAtctttatgattaatttttaaaccatgaagttttaaaaattatttataatttaaaataacctACATCTCATATTATCTGGGATATATATAGGCCTCTTAGAGGTTCTTTCTCAGTTCATTCCTTAGGGCCTTAGGGAGActagatatttttatttgtgctattacttaaaatatttggtttgagtgaaatatgtgtatttttaatgctaagatacttttgctttttattattattatctaaaaaattgattatattttttttaatagttaattataactccatgagagaaaaagaaactaAATAATACTGTAACAACTAAACATAACTAAGCATTAATaggtcatcttcttcattttttttcctccaaaaatttAAGGAATCCATGGTGAAACAATGGTTAGAACTATGAATTTTTCAActtaagaagaagaatagtacGTGTATAATGCAAAGGAATCATGTGTATAAATAGGGGAAAATGATAACGGCTATAATTATAACGGCTATATTTACAACGACTATATTCAAACTgctattttcaaatttgaattctcaatggt
This window harbors:
- the LOC120257913 gene encoding LOW QUALITY PROTEIN: delta(8)-fatty-acid desaturase-like (The sequence of the model RefSeq protein was modified relative to this genomic sequence to represent the inferred CDS: deleted 1 base in 1 codon): MVMENEKRRCISTEELEKHNKASDLWISIQGKVYDVTEWLKDHPGGELPLLNLAGQDATDAFIAFHHGISWKQLDRFFIGHYSDYRVSEVSKDYQKLVAEFVKMGLFGKKGHGVFFSLCFMFCLFVTAVLGVVATRNVWIHLLSGGLMGFLWIQSGWVGHDAGHYQIMTNRRFNRLAQLITGNCLTGISIAWWKLTHNAHHISCNNLNFDPDLQHMPMFVVSSHFFKSLTSNFYERKMNFNAVTRFLVSYQHWTFYPVMSVARINLFVQSLVLLLLSKRKVPDRWQEIVGVLVFWTWYPFLVSFLPNWEERFMFVFASFLVTGLQHVQFCLNHFSSNVYIGHPKGNDWFEKQTMGSLDITCSPWMDWLHGGLQFQVEHHLFPRLPRCHLRRISPVVKELCKKHNLSYSSASFIEANCRTLATLRTAALQARDLGNPVPKNLVWEAVNTHG